The following coding sequences lie in one Mycobacterium sp. Z3061 genomic window:
- a CDS encoding phosphatase PAP2 family protein has product MSSPRIASRLSWSAGLVAAAVALYALLWVGHREHWGWLHAFDWALLNPAHEIGIKHAGWVRFWVVVSFVLGPIPLRLLGLAAMVYALVRRRVRMGLLLMACGPLNGFITLVAKNLAGRPRPVTALVHATETSFPSGHALEAMCSLLALLALCLPMLTRRQARVAAMVSAAFGVFIVGVARVALNVHHPSDVIAGWALGYVYFMLCLWAFRPESQPRDSTGS; this is encoded by the coding sequence ATGAGCAGCCCACGAATTGCCTCCCGACTTTCGTGGTCTGCCGGCCTGGTAGCGGCCGCGGTCGCGCTCTACGCCCTGCTGTGGGTGGGGCATCGGGAACACTGGGGCTGGCTGCACGCCTTCGACTGGGCGTTGCTGAACCCGGCGCACGAGATCGGCATCAAGCATGCGGGGTGGGTGCGGTTCTGGGTCGTGGTGTCATTCGTGCTGGGCCCGATTCCGCTGCGACTCCTGGGCCTGGCGGCGATGGTGTACGCGCTGGTGCGACGGCGGGTGCGGATGGGGCTGCTACTGATGGCCTGTGGACCCCTGAACGGGTTCATCACGCTGGTCGCCAAAAATCTGGCCGGGCGCCCGCGACCGGTGACCGCGCTTGTCCATGCGACCGAGACGTCGTTTCCGTCCGGGCACGCGCTGGAGGCGATGTGCAGTCTGCTGGCCCTGCTGGCTTTGTGCCTGCCGATGCTGACCAGGAGGCAGGCGCGGGTGGCCGCGATGGTGTCGGCCGCCTTCGGCGTCTTCATCGTCGGCGTGGCCCGGGTCGCGCTGAACGTGCACCACCCCTCTGACGTGATCGCCGGCTGGGCGCTGGGCTACGTGTATTTCATGTTGTGTCTCTGGGCTTTTCGGCCCGAGTCACAGCCCCGTGACTCAACTGGTTCTTAA
- the eccE gene encoding type VII secretion protein EccE, whose translation MSYSIPTPGAARITLALLAVVPAVMAYPWQSTRAYWLIGIAVATSILLFGWWRGLHFTTILRRRLAIVRRGGRPVPEPDANTRTTAVVRLGPAASATGTLPLPVIARYLDCYGIRADSIRITSRHNGSGAADSWIGLTLSAVDNLAALQARSARIPLHETAEVAARRLADHLREIGFDANTVAAEDVPEVLAIDSGNSSRETWRAVQQGGSDYVAAYRIKVDSGLPETLAEVRAQQAREIWTAVEIAASGTHYTVAAACALRTDAAPAGTAPVVGLTLERGNQRPALQALDPLSTRRLDGHAQAPADLLQRLDWPTAQGPSATLSRT comes from the coding sequence GTGAGCTACTCGATTCCCACACCGGGGGCCGCCAGGATCACCCTGGCGCTGCTGGCCGTCGTGCCGGCCGTGATGGCCTACCCCTGGCAGTCCACCAGGGCCTACTGGTTGATCGGCATCGCCGTGGCGACGTCGATCCTGCTCTTCGGGTGGTGGCGCGGGCTGCACTTCACCACGATCCTGCGCCGCCGGCTGGCCATCGTCCGCCGTGGCGGGCGACCGGTTCCGGAACCGGATGCAAACACCCGCACCACCGCGGTGGTGCGGCTGGGGCCGGCGGCCTCGGCCACCGGCACACTGCCGTTGCCAGTGATCGCGCGCTACCTGGACTGTTACGGCATCCGCGCCGACAGCATTCGAATCACCAGTCGCCACAACGGATCCGGTGCCGCTGACAGCTGGATCGGCCTGACGTTGTCGGCGGTGGACAACCTCGCCGCGCTGCAGGCCCGGTCGGCCCGGATCCCGTTGCACGAGACGGCCGAGGTCGCCGCCCGCCGGCTCGCCGATCATCTGCGCGAGATCGGCTTTGACGCAAATACCGTTGCCGCCGAAGATGTTCCGGAGGTGCTGGCGATCGATTCCGGCAACAGCAGCCGCGAAACATGGCGAGCGGTACAGCAGGGTGGATCGGATTACGTTGCGGCATACCGGATCAAGGTGGATTCCGGGTTGCCGGAAACACTCGCCGAGGTGCGGGCTCAGCAGGCACGGGAGATCTGGACCGCGGTCGAGATCGCGGCTTCGGGAACTCACTACACGGTTGCGGCGGCCTGCGCGCTGCGCACCGACGCGGCCCCGGCCGGCACCGCCCCGGTGGTCGGCCTGACCTTGGAGCGAGGCAACCAGCGACCGGCGCTACAGGCGCTGGACCCGTTGTCCACCCGCCGCCTCGACGGTCATGCGCAAGCGCCTGCGGACCTGCTGCAGCGGTTGGACTGGCCGACCGCGCAAGGCCCCTCAGCGACCCTTAGTCGTACATGA
- the bluB gene encoding 5,6-dimethylbenzimidazole synthase has product MTDHAYTAAERGAVYRVISERRDMRRFSPGARVPEEVLARLLHAAHAAPSVGLMQPWRFIRITDRDLRRRIHALVDAERLLTGAALGTREAEFLALKVEGVLECAELLVVALCDDRESHIFGRRTLPQMDLASVSCAIQNLWLAARCEGLGVGWVSLFDPHRLAALLGMPDGAEPVAILCVGPVPEFPDRPALELDGWTSARPLREFVSENQWQTPGSERDGVNG; this is encoded by the coding sequence ATGACCGATCACGCGTACACCGCTGCCGAGCGCGGCGCCGTCTACCGCGTGATTTCGGAGCGACGGGACATGCGCCGCTTCTCCCCGGGCGCCCGTGTGCCCGAGGAGGTGCTGGCGCGTCTGCTGCACGCCGCGCACGCCGCGCCCAGCGTGGGTCTGATGCAGCCGTGGCGCTTCATCCGGATCACCGACCGGGACCTGCGACGGCGTATTCACGCGCTTGTCGACGCCGAACGCCTGCTGACCGGGGCGGCCCTGGGTACACGGGAGGCCGAATTCCTGGCACTGAAGGTCGAGGGCGTGCTCGAGTGCGCGGAGCTACTGGTGGTGGCGCTGTGTGACGACCGGGAATCGCATATCTTCGGCCGGCGCACGCTGCCGCAGATGGATCTCGCGTCGGTCTCCTGCGCGATCCAGAACCTCTGGCTGGCGGCGCGCTGCGAGGGTCTGGGCGTGGGCTGGGTGTCCCTGTTCGACCCGCACCGGTTGGCGGCGCTGCTGGGGATGCCCGACGGTGCCGAACCCGTGGCGATTCTGTGTGTGGGGCCGGTCCCGGAGTTCCCGGACCGGCCCGCCCTCGAGTTGGACGGCTGGACCTCGGCGCGACCGCTGCGGGAGTTCGTCTCGGAGAATCAGTGGCAGACTCCTGGAAGCGAAAGGGACGGTGTGAATGGGTGA
- a CDS encoding sulfatase produces MGDAGTAAQNVLLVHWHDLGRYLGVYGHPDVSSPRLDRLAAEGILFTRAHATAPLCSPSRGSLFTGRYPQTNGLLGLAHHGWEYRTDVRTLPQLLSESGYYSALFGMQHETSYPKRLGFDEFDVSNSYCEYVVEKVEEWLQDSAADLSGQPFLLTAGFFETHRPYPHDRYEPADSATVQLPDYLPDTPEVRGDLADFYGSITTADAAVGRLLDRLSETGLDASTWVVFFTDHGPAFPRAKSTLYDAGTGIALIVRPPTGLGMSPRVYDELFSGVDLLPTLLGLLGIEVPPDVDGVSHADALFAPEPIAPVRDHVYTTKTYHDSFDPIRAIRTKDYSYIENYVPRPLLDLPWDIEESPSGIAVAPYVTAPRPQRELYDLQADPTETSNLLDGATGDSDAIAADLAVRLHDWRQRTGDVIPSDFAGTRIAVRYTETYLQIHRATPTSRSAIAVDRGIEEEAEPGLGS; encoded by the coding sequence ATGGGTGACGCGGGAACGGCTGCGCAGAATGTCCTACTCGTGCACTGGCACGACCTCGGGCGCTACCTCGGTGTCTACGGCCACCCGGATGTGTCGAGCCCACGGCTGGACCGCCTCGCCGCCGAGGGCATCCTGTTCACCCGGGCCCATGCCACCGCGCCGCTGTGTTCGCCGTCGCGGGGTTCGCTGTTCACCGGGCGCTACCCGCAGACCAACGGCCTGCTCGGGTTGGCCCACCACGGCTGGGAGTACCGCACCGATGTGCGCACCCTGCCTCAGTTGCTTTCCGAATCAGGCTATTACTCGGCCCTTTTCGGGATGCAGCACGAAACGTCCTATCCGAAGCGGCTGGGGTTCGACGAGTTCGACGTCTCGAATTCGTATTGCGAATACGTGGTGGAGAAGGTCGAGGAATGGCTGCAAGATAGTGCGGCTGACCTGTCCGGCCAGCCGTTCCTGCTGACCGCCGGATTCTTCGAAACGCACCGGCCCTATCCCCACGACCGCTACGAACCGGCCGACAGTGCGACCGTGCAGCTGCCGGACTACCTGCCCGACACCCCCGAGGTGCGCGGCGACCTCGCCGACTTCTACGGCTCCATCACCACCGCGGACGCAGCGGTGGGGAGGTTGCTGGACCGGCTTTCCGAGACCGGCCTGGATGCCAGCACCTGGGTGGTGTTCTTCACCGACCACGGCCCGGCGTTCCCCCGGGCGAAGTCCACGCTGTATGACGCCGGGACCGGCATCGCGCTGATCGTCCGCCCGCCGACCGGCCTCGGCATGTCGCCCCGCGTGTACGACGAGTTGTTCAGCGGCGTGGACCTGTTGCCCACGCTGCTGGGTCTGTTGGGCATCGAGGTGCCTCCCGACGTCGACGGCGTCTCGCACGCCGATGCGCTGTTCGCGCCGGAGCCGATCGCGCCGGTGCGTGACCACGTGTACACCACGAAGACCTATCACGACTCCTTCGACCCGATCCGGGCCATCCGCACCAAGGACTACAGCTACATCGAGAACTATGTGCCGCGGCCGCTGTTGGACCTGCCGTGGGACATCGAGGAGAGCCCCTCGGGAATCGCCGTAGCCCCCTACGTCACAGCGCCGCGGCCGCAGCGCGAACTCTATGACCTGCAGGCCGACCCCACCGAGACCAGCAATCTGCTCGATGGCGCCACCGGGGACTCCGACGCCATTGCGGCCGATCTCGCCGTGCGGCTGCATGATTGGCGTCAGCGCACCGGCGACGTGATTCCGTCCGACTTCGCCGGCACCCGGATCGCGGTGCGCTACACCGAGACATATCTGCAGATCCACCGCGCGACGCCGACCAGCCGCTCGGCGATCGCCGTGGACCGCGGCATCGAAGAAGAGGCCGAGCCCGGGCTAGGCAGCTGA
- a CDS encoding L,D-transpeptidase: MRRLLAQLCAVVCAFVMAALFAPDAGAAGNPWFANSVGNATQVVSVVSTGGSNAKMDIYQRTAAGWQPLKTGIPTHVGSAGMAPQAKSGYPATPMGVYSLDSAFGTAPNPGGGLPYTQVGPNHWWSGDDHSPTFNSMQVCQKAQCPFNTADSENLQIPQYKHAVVMGVNKNKVPGGGAAFFFHTTDGGPTEGCVAIDDATLVSIIKWLRPGAVIAIAK, translated from the coding sequence ATGCGCCGACTGCTCGCTCAGCTTTGTGCTGTCGTGTGCGCGTTCGTGATGGCAGCCCTGTTCGCACCGGACGCCGGGGCCGCCGGTAATCCCTGGTTCGCGAACTCGGTCGGCAATGCGACACAGGTGGTTTCGGTGGTCTCGACCGGTGGGTCGAACGCGAAGATGGACATCTACCAGCGCACCGCGGCCGGCTGGCAACCACTCAAAACCGGGATACCCACCCACGTCGGCTCGGCGGGCATGGCGCCGCAGGCCAAGAGCGGCTACCCGGCCACTCCGATGGGGGTGTACAGCCTGGACTCGGCGTTCGGCACCGCGCCGAATCCCGGTGGGGGACTGCCGTACACGCAGGTCGGACCGAACCACTGGTGGAGCGGTGACGATCACAGCCCCACCTTCAACAGCATGCAGGTGTGCCAGAAAGCCCAGTGCCCCTTCAACACCGCCGACAGCGAGAATCTGCAGATCCCGCAGTACAAGCACGCTGTGGTGATGGGCGTCAACAAGAACAAGGTGCCCGGAGGCGGCGCCGCGTTCTTCTTTCACACCACCGACGGCGGGCCCACCGAAGGCTGCGTGGCAATCGATGACGCCACGCTGGTGTCGATCATCAAATGGTTGCGGCCCGGCGCGGTCATCGCGATCGCCAAGTAG
- a CDS encoding trans-aconitate 2-methyltransferase: MWDPDVYLAFADHRSRPFYDLLSRVGADRARRVVDLGCGPGHLTRYLAKRWPEAVIEAIDSSPEMVAAARERGIDAATGDLRNWKPQPDTDVVVSNAALHWVPEHSDLLLKWVGQLPGGSWIAVQIPGNFDTPSHAAVRALARREPYAKIMRDIPFRVGAVVHPPTHYADLLMDAGCRVDAWETTYLHQLTGEHPVLEWITGTALVPVRERLDDDGFDQFRQELIPLLDDAYPPRADGTTIFPFRRLFIVAQVDGRRSAA, encoded by the coding sequence ATGTGGGATCCGGACGTCTACCTGGCTTTTGCGGATCATCGCAGCCGTCCGTTCTACGACTTGTTGTCGCGGGTGGGTGCCGACCGGGCGCGCCGGGTGGTGGACCTGGGTTGCGGCCCCGGCCACCTGACCCGGTACCTGGCCAAGCGCTGGCCGGAGGCGGTGATCGAGGCGATCGACAGCTCGCCGGAGATGGTCGCGGCGGCCCGTGAACGCGGGATCGACGCCGCCACCGGAGACCTGCGGAACTGGAAGCCGCAGCCTGACACCGACGTCGTGGTCAGCAACGCGGCGCTGCACTGGGTTCCCGAGCACTCCGACCTGCTGCTCAAGTGGGTCGGCCAGCTGCCCGGCGGATCGTGGATCGCCGTTCAGATCCCCGGCAACTTCGATACGCCGTCGCATGCCGCCGTGCGCGCGCTGGCGCGCCGCGAGCCCTACGCAAAAATCATGCGGGACATACCGTTTCGCGTGGGCGCCGTGGTGCACCCGCCCACGCATTACGCGGACCTGCTGATGGATGCCGGCTGTCGGGTCGATGCGTGGGAAACCACCTATCTGCACCAGCTGACCGGCGAGCACCCGGTGCTGGAGTGGATCACCGGCACCGCGCTGGTGCCGGTGCGCGAGCGCCTCGACGACGACGGCTTCGACCAGTTCCGTCAGGAGCTGATTCCCCTGCTGGACGACGCCTACCCGCCCCGGGCCGACGGTACGACGATCTTCCCGTTCCGTCGGCTGTTCATCGTGGCGCAGGTCGACGGGCGCCGCTCAGCTGCCTAG
- a CDS encoding alpha/beta fold hydrolase, with amino-acid sequence MSEISDLVGDADPISPPLPIPDVPGGDVGVEGLPARSALSPRQRLVVEASAISDVALRTTASALLAATVAPVVVSSNLRRGDSGSERDKLRFYAELGAERDPRLSFPAPLEPPKNVSRHASPLAQRVALATIDNISFPSSFRAVNPAMRKRWSSLSANNVVRAQHWRHDDGPRPTLCVIHGFMGSSYLFNGLFFSLPWYFRSGYDVLLYTLPFHGKRAEKHSPFSGFGYFASGLSGFAEAMAQAVHDFRSVVDYLHGTGVERIALTGLSLGGYTSALIASVDDRLEAVIPNCPVITPGDLFDEWFPASTFIRFGRWLTSISNEELQAGLAYHGPLNYQPLLSKDRRMIITGLGDRMAPPEHAVALWKHWDHCALHWFPGSHVLHVSQLDYLRRMTPFLHQFMYD; translated from the coding sequence ATGTCTGAGATTTCGGACCTGGTTGGTGACGCTGACCCGATCAGCCCTCCCCTGCCCATTCCCGACGTACCCGGCGGCGACGTAGGCGTCGAGGGACTGCCTGCCCGCTCTGCCCTGTCTCCCCGCCAGCGCCTGGTGGTGGAAGCCTCGGCGATCAGCGATGTCGCACTGCGCACCACGGCCTCGGCGCTGCTGGCCGCCACGGTGGCGCCGGTGGTCGTCAGCAGCAATCTGCGGCGCGGTGATTCCGGCAGCGAGCGCGACAAGCTGAGGTTCTACGCCGAACTCGGCGCCGAGCGCGACCCGCGCCTGTCCTTCCCGGCTCCGCTGGAGCCGCCGAAAAACGTTTCCCGGCACGCCAGTCCGCTCGCGCAGCGTGTCGCCCTGGCCACCATCGACAACATTTCGTTCCCGAGCAGCTTCCGGGCGGTCAACCCTGCCATGCGCAAGCGGTGGAGTTCGCTGTCGGCCAACAATGTGGTGCGGGCCCAACATTGGCGCCATGACGACGGACCCCGCCCCACCCTGTGCGTGATCCACGGCTTCATGGGGTCCTCGTATCTCTTCAACGGCCTGTTCTTCTCGCTGCCCTGGTATTTCCGCTCGGGCTACGATGTGTTGTTGTACACGTTGCCGTTTCATGGCAAAAGAGCCGAAAAGCATTCGCCGTTCAGCGGTTTCGGCTACTTCGCCAGCGGGCTGAGCGGTTTCGCCGAGGCGATGGCCCAGGCCGTGCACGACTTCCGGTCCGTGGTGGACTATCTGCACGGCACCGGCGTGGAACGCATTGCGCTGACCGGACTCTCGCTCGGCGGGTACACCTCGGCGCTGATCGCCTCCGTCGACGACCGGCTCGAGGCAGTCATCCCGAACTGTCCCGTCATCACGCCCGGCGATCTGTTCGACGAGTGGTTCCCGGCCAGCACGTTCATCAGGTTCGGCCGGTGGCTGACCAGCATCAGCAATGAGGAGTTGCAGGCCGGGCTGGCCTATCACGGCCCGCTGAACTATCAGCCGCTGCTGTCCAAGGACCGCCGTATGATCATCACCGGTCTCGGCGACCGGATGGCCCCACCGGAGCATGCGGTGGCCCTGTGGAAGCACTGGGACCACTGCGCGCTGCACTGGTTCCCGGGCAGCCACGTGCTGCACGTGAGCCAGTTGGACTACCTACGCCGGATGACGCCGTTCCTGCACCAGTTCATGTACGACTAA